The genomic stretch CTAACTTTTACTTTATGAATAAAAGGATTTTTCCGCTCAAGAGCATTAGAGTTCTTCAATTGTCTTTATTTTATTGAGAAGATTGACATCATAACAGTAAGGTTTTGATGTTTTTGGATTTGCTGGTTGTGTCTCGACATGGGGTTTTTTGTAAAACAAACCGGGTTTTGCGTAAAATAGATCCGTTTGCATCAATTTAGAGCAatcattttctattttctatgtCTAGGGATCAGATCAACAAAGATGTACCTTGAGTATCATCCAAATTCTCCTAAACAAATAATACTATTCTTTTAACATCATAACCTAGTTATCCATTGGAAAGCTCTGATTATCCATACATAATCCACACGATAAATTAATGGTGATTTAATTGGAAAACTCCTATAATCCACGTAATTAATCTATTTTCTTACCATCAAATTCCAATACAAGCCCATTTCAAATAAGCGATTCTCGCCTACAAACAAACAAACCGGGTTTTGCCGGATTTTGCGTAAAACAGGTCCAACATACATTTTCCATATAAGGGGTTTGCATCAATTTAAAGTTCTAAATTGATGAGATCTAAATCTTTTTCTTGCAACACATTTCCAAGAAAAAGATTTAGATCTCGTCAATTTAGAGCTTTCTCCAAGAAAACTGTCAATTTGAAAATCTCGAAAATATTTTGCATCTAAAAATCCTCTATATCTTGTCTTGATATTTGAAAAGCATATCATTGCAGAGTAACATTACTTCCTCATGATGATGAACTATTTTTAAGAAACACTTTAAAGATAATTTCAAAAGTGGTTTcagatatgatttttttaaagttaatcCTATAAGCCTATAAGAGAGTGTGATACATGATCATATAAGAGAGTGTGATACATGATCATAATAGTGAGTTCGCTATTGCATATCACTTAGCAAAATGCTTTCGAACCAAATATATATTCTCAGGAATATATCCCACTCAGATATATTTTGAATTCTCAGAAATATATCCCACTTAGATATATTTTGAAACTATCTTTAAAACGTTTCTTAAAGATAGTTCACTATCATGATACACAGGAAGTAATATTACTCTGCAATGATGTGCTTTTAAAATATCAACATACAGATAATTTTTCAGATGCAACACATTTCCGAGATATTTGAATTGACATTCGTCTTAAAGAAAGTTCTAAATTGATGATAAGATCTAAATCTTTTTTCTTGGAAATGTGAATCTAAGGCAAACCCCATATGGCAAATGTATGTTGGGTCTGTTTTGCGCAAAACCCtgtatttttcaagaaaaaaccCATATTCAGGCTATAGTAGGCaataataacttatttaaaaTGCGTTTGTATTGTAATTTGATGATAAGAAAATATTAAATCAACAATTTTCCATCAGATTTATTATGTGATTTATAGGAGCTTTCCAATTAAATCACCATTAATTTATTGTGTGAATTGTGTGGATAATCGGAGCTTTTCAATGGACAACTAAGTCATGATGCTCAAAGAATACTAAAATTTCTTTAGGAAAATTTGGATGACACTCAAGGTACAACATCTATACTGATTTGATCCCTagacataaaaaatagaaaataatttaataGCAATACCTAAGGCTAAACAATGTAAGTCATTTCCGCCTATTTTCTTAATCGATTTGGCCGGGTTGGGCCGGGTTATGAAGGGTTGCTTGTCGTTGAAGATCCTTGAAGAATAAGAAACCTAAGATGACCTAAAAGTCTATTCATATTAAACTAAAGATTATTACCTCCTCCATAGAAGTGATCATTATTCTGATCCTAATCATATTAAACCGTAGATTATTACCTCCTCCATAGAAGTGATCATTATTTTGATCCTCAACCATTCCAGGAGTGGTTGAAGGTGTTCTTGGACGCTTCAAGATAGACACTATTAACCAAGTGACAGGATCAAAACTTAATTATTGAATGTCTAAAATAATAAGCAAAACTTCATAATGTCTAACCCTCTAACACTTAAAATACTAAGAAAAAACTTCAGAACATGCTATCTTGCGCACTTAGTtacataattttgttttataaataCAATTTGAATTGCTAGGACACTAGTTACCATAATTTTGTTCAAATGAAGCTAAACAAGTGAAAAAACTAGGATGTGTAGACTTGTGATCTGTGGCAAAATTAAGGTAAACACATTTTTTTAGGATAAAAGGACAAAAAGAAAACCAAATTTGTAACCTTGATTCCGTGGGATGTGGGACAGGTATAGTTGATGAGGCATTAGCCATCCAACCAGCCAAATCATAGCATTAGTAGTTGCTGCGGCAGGTGGAAAGGGCTAAAGaaataaatgaaaacaaaatattcattaatcaacatgataaattaaatatataagtgCAAGGAACCAGTAACAAGTAATCTAATCAACAATTAAAATCTCATGCAAAAGAGATATAGTATCTATATGTATCAGGAAGGCAGAAGCCACAAAAACTTCTTTCCATTTTCCATGCAAAGAGACCCCCCAATAAAGTATGAAGCAATTAGTCAGAAAACACAATAAGTTCTAATGACCTCGGTGGGCAGTCAGACTAGGTTGAAAACTTTAACCTGAATATTTATCTACTATTGTTGGTGTTTGTGACTTTGTGTGTTGTCGAGTCTAGTGTCAGTGTTTTACATTGTATATGACCAATTTTGTCTCAAATTTCTCCGTTAAAATATCTAAACTCACTTACTCAAAGTATTAAGTAACTATGCTTGCACAACAACCTTTATAATTCCAACAAAATCAGGCTCAGGAAACTCTTGCCTATCTTACATTCTTATTTAACTCATTAcatttttccctctcaacccacaACATCAATCTGAACCTATTCTTAATCCCACAACATCAATCTGAACATACTCTTAATCAGTGTATGCAGAAACGAAGTTAAGACGTAAAAACTCTCGATTTTACGTTCCATTTACATGTCGTTGTGCTGCGAGTCTGTTGAAATCGTAAGGATAAAACTTGGTAGAATCGTACGATTCAGTTAAGCAAAAACATTGGGCCATCTGATATGCAGCCGCcccatttttttgggttttttttttaaaaaaaaaactaattttttcggGTTGCATTAAAAAAACAGAATTTGGAAACGTGTTGGACCGCGATACTAGTATAGCagtatatcattattattattgtctCAAACCTAGAAAGAAAAACTTTTTAATGATTcgtcttataataattattattattctctaataataataattatcatcCAATTCCTTTTCAAGCCTTATTAATTActtgattattataattaatacaatattccttgattattgttttaattttgaactaagttttttttattgttttggttATGAATTTATGAATATAGAAGGTGaacttatgaattttttattatgatttagaacttattttctttatatttgattattttttacatgtgtataaaattatgcatatataaatatatattttatcagtAGTAGAAACTTATGTTCCGTGCTACGGTTCTTGAGTCACGTTTTCTCAATTCTCTACCGTTTCCGTGTAAACTCTAGAGTTTTTTAACATTAAACTGAATAGTTGGAAAAAACAACAAATTTTCATAAACATCAACAGACACCACACAACAACACCTCCTAACATCACCTCAAACTTTCAATCCCAAAGAAGCTATCTCAATTGTATAACAAGCTGGAACGGGATCACGAGAAAACCGAAATCCTAAAATTTTCACACAAACTATTAAACTGACTTATAGACAAACAACGCATGCCAAGGGTGTGAGAGAAAAAGAATACCCCAAGAAGAAGAGAAGTAAGAGCACCATGCAACTCCCCTTTTATAGAATGACAAATATCAATAGGCTCCCCTATTGTGCTTAAAGGCATCTGATACAAGTTCTGAAATTCTGGAACCTAAATCAGGTTTGACTGCTGCATCGATCCATCCACCATGGTTATTCTTAAATTCATACCTACGTCACAAATAGTAAGATAAGAAAGgattcatattttaaataaaGGAAATATCTGCAATATCTAGAATATTAAGGATGGAGTAGTGAGCTATATACCTTTGAAGCAATCGCATTGCACTTGAAAGTGCAGCGAGTGATGGTATGTTGTATACTTGATTTGTGTTTTCTTCACTCATGAAATGTTTCAAACCCGGAACTTTAGGCTTCACATAATAATCACCAAGGATTTCATGCCTGATTACATCATCTGCAGCTGTGGATAGATACATGAACAAAAATTATCGGTTaactaaaattggacaaaataacatataattatgctgAATTGATATCGAACATTTACCTCCACACAACTTTTGTACTGCTTTGATGACAGTATGTGGAACTACATAATAAGGAAGAGTCCAAAGCTGAACACAATCCTATGCAATGACAACCTGAGTAGGTCTAACAGGTGTGACCTGTGGAGATTGCAAAAGAAGTCTTTGGATCCCTAGCACACATCCTAGATGTGAATATGAGAATAAGAAAATCAATTCAGAGAATAAGGACTCAACAATTTCAGAAGCTATATCAGTTCCTGCTGCTGTATCAGTTCTAAAAATCCCACAATATGATGTAGGCATTCTTGCACTTCCTGCTGTATCAATTCCTATAATTTTAAGAACAAATTTAAATCATTAATCTCATGGAGCGGAAGAGTATCCTAACTTTAAAGGAAAAAACTTAACAGCACTACAAAGTATCAACTAAGTGGTGCTCAAAATAGCTCATGGAATGGAAAATTGGATGACCTAAAGAGAAATCAACAATCTTTGCACCACCAGCAACAGCAGAACCACTAGAAGATCCTCCAGGAATTTGGTCTTCTGCACCGAGTCAGAATTCGAAACAACGAAGTCAGGATTCGAAACCCTGAGCAAACCctaacaaaacaaaaatgaaaaaccgAATAAAAAGTTACCTGGCAACAAAATTGTGTTGATTCAGTCATAAAATAACAAAATCCTCCATGTGTTCGGCAAGGTCGGTGAGAAAAGGAGTAGTAGTGATTGGTGAGAAAGACGATGACTGATGGTGGCAGTGAGGATGAGTTACAGTGGTTGGTGGAAGAGAAGGTACGTTTATCTGTTTAAAATCGCCCATTtcccttttattttctcttcGAACCAAAGAGGTTGCAAGTGTGAATCTGAAAGAGAGAATGATTAGTGAGAACTGGACTAAGAATTCTGTGAGTAGTAGAACAATTCTTTCAAAATTGAACTAGATGCGGACGTACTAGATACAGAGAGAAAAAGTACCGTTGTGTTTCACATGTGTTTCACGCGGGGCTTGAGTTCTCCCAACCTTTCCTATCAAATACTAAAACCCAGGAGGAATAGAtttaatgaaaaatgaaaatgtattGACAATTTTgcccttttatatatttttatatagaattaattaaatattattaataactattttttctttgtttttgcgcTTATGTGTTTTTATatagaattaattaaatattatttataactaTTTTTTTCTCCAAGTTTTCTCGTTAAGAATGACAAGAATGAGGAGGATTCGAGCATTACATTAGACTAGATGCGTTGTCTTAGCGAGTATTCTGAAGGATACATTTATGAAGACTAGATTAGATTTATATTTGGCTTCACCTTTGAGATATCaataattatagattttttctttacccacctccctatgggggtcacccccagcgaaaaacccattttacgccgcttcggaaatgcatttccgaaatattttttttctaaatttttccatacttcggaagtgcatttccgaaaaaatcccaaaaattaggattttgattaattcggagatgcatctccgaaaaaacaaaaaaaaatctaaaaattccaaaaattaattttaggatatgaattaatttatatatattataaatttgatataatttataagtaataaataataataattatatattttgatataatttattagttatgaataataattattatatatttttattctgattcatattttaaaatttaaaattattttaattaaaaaattaaaataatttcacttacaaaatgagttataattttttatttatatatttatatatttataataatcattatgtatttacaaaaaaaattaaaaaaaatgagtgttttaatttatatatttatataataattataataattattatatatttataaaaattattatatatttatataataattattatatattaattataaatatatttatatatttatataataattataaaaattataaaaatgagtgttttaatttataataattattatatatttatatattaattattatatatttatatattatatatttatatattatatatttatatatttcacttacaagattaataattattattatatattaatatatttctattctgattcataattaaaaaggagataattttttatttagtttaaaaaaattaaaaaaagattttgtcttaattttatttaatgaataaattttatatttaattctatataattcaaattttacttatggaattaaaatgtttttgatttatataagttagtaaaataatttttaactttcaaatagtttaggatgttttgattcaccttgattttattgattcaccttaattttattgattcaccttgattttatacttattaattgtattgattcaccttgattttaatttttttaataattattaattatttcggaagtgtatatgcgaaacattccaagaccaatttggtcttggaatatttcggaagttcaattccgaattcctccaaggggggtgcgttcggagatgaacttccgaaacaccacattttctgaaaatgtaactttatttcggagatgcatctccgaaatcaatattttatattaaaaaaaacacgttttcggaagttcatttccgaaaacacctttttaacaaaaaaaagtaccttttcggaaatgaacttccgaaacaaggggtagtgtggtaaattcaccggaggtgggcaagaaggttaggaggtgggtgaagaaattttcataaTTATTTCTGGATTCTTAGAATTAATTTTGACGTGTTTGATTGATCTCGAGCAGAATTGATTATGCTTtcaagaattgattctacttgaagttagGATTTGTAGCTTTTTATCAAACATGTTTGTTGCCCCTTTAGAGTGTATGTCGAAAATTTGATGGTGTTATTGTATCCCGttgttttttaaattttgcaTCTTTGTGTAACAGTATTCAATTGTATGTGGAAAGAGTACCCCTTGTACTCAATATCAATGAATTTGCTTAGAAAGAAAAAAACgtaatttttacactgaaatttattgttcaactcatttTTGCAAGAATTtcttcaaacataaatcactttattttcaactcatttttatctaaaatcaattttacataatcaattaactctaaatcaatttttttaccaCAAAACCAAATGCACGCTAGGATAGTTGTTCCAATGCTTTCGACCACCAACATATAAATGAGTTGTATTGCAAACTTAATACTCCTCGTAACATTTTTGTCTACTTTCACGTTTTTTGTTGGGTTTAATGTaagtttaaagttttttttttaaaatttaattgttaTGCACTAtcaatgtaaaaaaatt from Vicia villosa cultivar HV-30 ecotype Madison, WI linkage group LG4, Vvil1.0, whole genome shotgun sequence encodes the following:
- the LOC131597666 gene encoding amidase 1-like, whose amino-acid sequence is MKLVVYKAATYLIGKVGRTQAPRETHVKHNEDQIPGGSSSGSAVAGGAKIVDFSLGIDTAGSARMPTSYCGIFRTDTAAGTDIASEIVESLFSELIFLFSYSHLGCVLGIQRLLLQSPQVTPVRPTQVVIFHILSSKQYKTADDVIRHEILGDYYVKPKVPGLKHFMSEENTNQVYNIPSLAALSSAMRLLQRYEFKNNHGGWIDAAVKPDLGSRISELVSDAFKHNRGAY